The following DNA comes from Kitasatospora sp. NBC_01287.
GTCGACACCGCCTGCTCCTCCGCCCTGGTGGCGATGGACATGGCCGCGCAGGCGCTGCGGGCCGGTGAGATCGAGTCGGCCGTGGTCGCCGGGGTCAGCCTGCTCGGCAACGACCGGCCGTTTCAGGTGTTCGGCCAACGCGGACTGCTCAACCCGGGCGCCGACTTCCACCTCTTCGACCGGCGGGCGGCCGGGCTGATCCTCGGCGAGGGCGTGGGTGTCGTTCTCCTCAAGCCGCTGGCCAGGGCGCAGGCCGACGGTGACCGGGTGCTCGCGGTCCTCAAGGGCATCGCGATCAACAACGACGGCCGGACCGCGGGCCCGGCCACGCCGAACCTTCAGGCGCAGAAGGAGGTGATGGCGACGGCACTGGCACGCAGCGGCCACCACCCGCAGGACGTCGGCTGGTTGGAGGCCAACGGCTCCGGGTCGACCGTCACCGACCTGCTCGAACTCAAGGCGGTGGCCGGGGTCTACCGGACCGGTTCCACCCAGCCGCTGGCGCTGGGCTCGATCAAGCCGAACATCGGCCACCCGCTGGCCGCCGAGGGGATCGCCGCGTTCGTGAAGGTGGTCCTGATGCTGGCCCACGGGGAGCAGGTGCCGTTCCGCTCCGGGCAGCAGCCGCTGGAGCACTTCGATCTCGCCGCCTCGCCGCTGTACTTCCCCAGGGAGGCGCAGCCGTGGCCGCGGACCGCCGGCCTCGCCGCGATCAACTGCTTCGCCGACGGCGGCACCAACGCGCACCTGCTGGTCGCGCCCGCACCCCGAGGCACCGACCCGACCAGGGAACCGCTGCCGGAACCCGCGCTGAACCGGAGGATCGTCATCAGAGGGACCGACGCACCCACGACTCGGCCCGCGGGCCTGTTCTGGGACAGTTACCGATGAACACGACGCTGTCCGCCCCGGAGCCCGCCCCGGCGGGGTCCCTGCCCGTGGTCTTCATGTTCTCCGGGCAGGGCTCGCAGTACTCCGGGATGGGCAAGGAGCTCTACGACACCAACGAGGTGTTCCGCACGGCGCTGCGCCGCTATGACGCGATGGTCGTCGGGGAACTCGGCGAGTCCGTGCTGGCCCGGATCTTCGACCCGGGCAAGCGGCGGAACCACCCCCTCATCGACACCCGGATCACCCACCCGGGGATCGTGATGATCGAGCTCGCGCTCGCCGAGGCCCTGCGTGCGGAGGGGATCGAGCCGGACTACGTCCTCGGCTCCAGCCTCGGCGAGTACGCGGCGGCCGTCGTCGCGGGCAGTCTCGACCCGTTCGACTGCCTGCGGTTGCTGGTCCGTCAGACCGAGGTGCTGAGCGCGGGTCCGCGCGGGGGCATGCTCGCCGTGCTGGCCGGCCGGGAGGTGCTGGACCTGGTGCCCGCGCTGCGCGAGTGCGAGATCGCGGCCCGCAACTACCCGGGCAACTTCGTGGTCGCGGGCACCGAGGAGGCCATGGCCCGAGCCGAGCGGGGGCTGCGCGCGGCCGATGTGGTGCACCTGCGCCTGCCGGTCGAGTACGGCTTCCACTCCCACCTGGTCGACCAGGTGCTCCAGGAGTGCCGGGCCGGTTTCGACGGCGTGGCGCTGGCAGCGCCGCGCATCCCCTGGATGTCCTGCGTGGACGGCGAGTTGGTGCGGCACCCGTCGGCGGAGCACTTCTACCGGGTGGCCCGCCGCCCGATCGAGTTCGAGCGTGCCATGGCCGCGCTGCGCGAGCGGGGCGACTTCTGCTACCTCGATCTCGGCCCCTCCGGCAGCCTGCACAACTTCGTGCGCAACAACCTCGCCGCGGGGACGCGTTCGGAGTCGCTGCCGCTGCTCAGCCCGTTCGAGAAGGACACCACCCTGTTCGCGAAGGCCCAGCAGCGGGCGGCCCGCAGGCCACCGAGGAAGGCGGACGGTATGAAGGTCTACGGATTCCCGGGGCAGGGCTCGCAGCGGCGGGGGATGGGCAGGGGGCTGTTCGAGAGGTTCCCGGAGCAGAGCGCGACGGCAGACCACGTCCTCGGCTACTCCATCGAGGAGCTCTGCGTCCGCGACCCGCAGCGTCGGCTCGGCCGAACCGAGTTCACCCAGCCCGCGCTGTACGTGGTGGGCGCGCTGAGCTATCTGGACCGTGTCGCGCAGGACGCGGTGCCGCCCGACTACCTCGTCGGGCACAGCCTCGGCGAGTACGCGGCACTCTTCGCGGCCGGGGTCTTCGACTTCGAGACCGGCCTGCGGCTGGTGCGGCGACGCGGTGAGCTGATCGCCGCGGCCGGCGGCGGCTCCATGGCCGCGGTGATCGGGATCGACGAGGAGAGCGTCACCCGCATGCTCGCGACCCCCGGCCTCGCCGGCCTGGACCTGGCCAACCACAACGCCCCGGACCAGTTCGTCGTCTCCGGCCCGACCGAGCGGATCGACGCGGCCTGCGCCGCGTTCGAGGCCCTCGGCGCCCGGACGGTCCGGCTCAACGTCAGCGCGCCGCTGCACTCCCGCTACCTGCGCGGCACGGCCGAGGAGTTCGCCCGCTTCCTCGACGGATTCACCCTGCGGCCGCCGACGATCCCGGTGCTGTCCAACGTCGACGCGATGCCGTACCCGCCCGGCCGGCTCAAGGAGCGCCTGGCGGCCCAGATCGCCTCGCCGGTTCGCTGGACCGAGACCGTGCGCAGGCTGATGGGGCACG
Coding sequences within:
- the fabD gene encoding ACP S-malonyltransferase; protein product: MNTTLSAPEPAPAGSLPVVFMFSGQGSQYSGMGKELYDTNEVFRTALRRYDAMVVGELGESVLARIFDPGKRRNHPLIDTRITHPGIVMIELALAEALRAEGIEPDYVLGSSLGEYAAAVVAGSLDPFDCLRLLVRQTEVLSAGPRGGMLAVLAGREVLDLVPALRECEIAARNYPGNFVVAGTEEAMARAERGLRAADVVHLRLPVEYGFHSHLVDQVLQECRAGFDGVALAAPRIPWMSCVDGELVRHPSAEHFYRVARRPIEFERAMAALRERGDFCYLDLGPSGSLHNFVRNNLAAGTRSESLPLLSPFEKDTTLFAKAQQRAARRPPRKADGMKVYGFPGQGSQRRGMGRGLFERFPEQSATADHVLGYSIEELCVRDPQRRLGRTEFTQPALYVVGALSYLDRVAQDAVPPDYLVGHSLGEYAALFAAGVFDFETGLRLVRRRGELIAAAGGGSMAAVIGIDEESVTRMLATPGLAGLDLANHNAPDQFVVSGPTERIDAACAAFEALGARTVRLNVSAPLHSRYLRGTAEEFARFLDGFTLRPPTIPVLSNVDAMPYPPGRLKERLAAQIASPVRWTETVRRLMGHGDFEFVELGPGQALTKLVTRIKAAAAPLAPPAPSAPPAEAAEPAPVAAPAAGGRTVPGAERRAPVIDADALGAPAFRARYGLRRAYLVGSMYGGVSGEKLLRSAAKAGLLGFLGAGGLPLDEVDRQLRSLTEELGPGGTFGVNFLHRHGAPEQEAALVDLLLRYGVDLVEASGFPLITEDLVRFRLKGGRILAKVSRSDTAAEFLAPPPQRLVARLLESGAVTREEAAAAASRPMADDLCVEGDGGWLSGTADALTVLPAVLRLRDGSALPGHPVHIGCAGGIGSPEAAAAAFLLGADFVLTGSVNQCSVEAATSDAVKDLLQEAREYDVDTAPWGEMFELGVRARYLKRGLFFPARASRLYDLWHRHASFAGLDQGTRTQVVDRYLGGEQLPPAAAGLDPKAELATLFRAYFARGLRLAVTGDRNSRVDYLVHCGPAMGAFNQAVAGTRLRDWHHRTVEAISDTLMEGAAAHLTTRLRGFQQTPHSQSK